The proteins below come from a single Gordonia pseudamarae genomic window:
- a CDS encoding glycosyltransferase family 2 protein has protein sequence MLVDVMMPFYGDFTHFRQALLSVLHQRHRDFRVTVVDDCYPDDAPWRWAESLGDDRVRYLRNDTNLGVNANVRRCVDLVTADYFVVMGCDDAMYPGYLSRVVELAGIYPRAAVIAPGVQVIDGTGLVRRPLVDRAKHLLAPKEKTVLSGQDLAVSVLRGNWTYFPSLLWRTEAVRAVGESGFRPGLDVVLDLALLLDLTVDGGALVYDPRVVFSYRRHAASVGSVPAVDGGRFAEESEFFAAAARRCAGLGWSRAERAAKMHLTSRLHHGLARVRAVGRG, from the coding sequence GTGCTGGTCGACGTCATGATGCCGTTCTATGGCGACTTCACACACTTTCGGCAGGCTCTGCTCAGCGTTCTGCATCAGCGGCACCGCGATTTCCGCGTGACCGTGGTCGATGACTGCTATCCCGACGACGCCCCGTGGCGATGGGCCGAATCGTTGGGCGATGATCGGGTCAGATATCTGCGCAACGACACCAATCTGGGGGTCAACGCCAACGTCCGGCGGTGCGTGGACCTGGTCACCGCCGACTATTTCGTGGTGATGGGCTGCGACGACGCGATGTATCCGGGCTATCTGTCCCGGGTGGTGGAGTTGGCCGGGATCTATCCGCGGGCGGCGGTGATAGCGCCGGGCGTGCAGGTCATCGACGGCACCGGACTGGTGCGGCGACCGCTCGTCGACCGGGCCAAACACCTGCTGGCGCCCAAGGAGAAAACGGTCTTGTCGGGGCAGGATCTGGCGGTGAGCGTGCTGCGCGGCAACTGGACGTACTTTCCGTCGTTGCTATGGCGCACCGAGGCGGTCCGGGCGGTCGGCGAGTCCGGGTTCCGGCCGGGTCTGGATGTGGTGCTCGATCTGGCCCTGCTGCTGGACCTGACGGTCGACGGTGGGGCGCTGGTGTACGACCCGCGCGTGGTGTTCTCCTACCGGAGGCATGCGGCGTCGGTGGGTTCGGTGCCGGCCGTCGACGGCGGCCGGTTCGCGGAGGAGTCGGAGTTCTTTGCGGCGGCCGCCCGGCGTTGCGCGGGTCTGGGCTGGTCGCGGGCGGAGCGGGCGGCGAAGATGCATCTCACCTCGCGTCTGCATCATGGCCTGGCCCGGGTGCGGGCCGTCGGGCGCGGCTGA
- a CDS encoding M1 family metallopeptidase, with amino-acid sequence MPGKSGRRAPRMPLLGAPSDAIDPYLPRNGNLGFRVLRYDLELEYKVTSNRLDATATLTATSFQDLRRFTLDLAGTMRVSRVGVNGKRTRYTHRSGKLAITPAEMIPPGGAMTVAVRYTGSPKPISGAWGEVGWEELTDGSLCANQPNGAASWFPCDDHPSCKAPYRISVTTDSPYYALANGTLVDKRVHGSRTTWVYQQVEPMSTYLASVQIGHYKQISLRQKPFPVRAVLPPRLSRNFEVDFDRQLDMIDAFSEMFGPYPFPGYTVLVTDDELDIPIEAQSFSTFGANHCDGSGDAERLVAHELAHQWFGNSVTLERWRDIWLHEGFACYAEWLWSQRSGGPSADECARRYYQKLRATPVRVPLADPTPAKMFDDWVYKRGAITLHALRLRIGDGNFFALIRRWTEKYRYGTATTEDFISLAANYTTEPLGELWRQWLFTPAVPPYPGTGT; translated from the coding sequence GTGCCGGGTAAGTCGGGCCGACGAGCACCCCGCATGCCACTCCTGGGAGCACCGTCGGACGCAATCGACCCCTATCTGCCACGCAACGGGAATCTCGGGTTCCGGGTACTGCGCTACGACCTCGAACTCGAGTACAAGGTCACCAGCAACCGGCTCGACGCCACCGCCACGCTCACCGCGACATCGTTCCAGGATCTGCGCCGGTTCACCCTCGACCTGGCCGGCACCATGCGGGTGAGCCGGGTCGGCGTCAACGGCAAACGTACTCGCTACACCCACCGCAGTGGCAAACTCGCCATCACCCCCGCCGAGATGATCCCGCCCGGCGGCGCGATGACCGTCGCGGTGCGCTACACCGGATCGCCCAAGCCGATCAGCGGCGCCTGGGGCGAGGTCGGCTGGGAAGAGCTCACCGACGGTTCACTGTGCGCCAACCAGCCCAACGGCGCGGCGTCCTGGTTCCCGTGCGACGACCACCCCAGCTGCAAGGCGCCGTACCGGATCTCGGTCACCACCGACAGCCCGTACTACGCACTGGCCAACGGGACACTCGTAGACAAGCGGGTACACGGCTCGCGCACCACCTGGGTGTATCAGCAGGTCGAACCGATGTCGACCTACCTGGCATCGGTACAGATCGGGCATTACAAGCAGATCAGCCTGCGGCAGAAGCCTTTCCCGGTACGTGCGGTCCTCCCGCCGAGACTGAGCCGCAACTTCGAGGTCGACTTCGACCGCCAGCTCGACATGATCGACGCGTTCAGCGAGATGTTCGGACCGTACCCCTTTCCCGGGTACACCGTGCTCGTCACCGATGACGAGCTGGACATCCCCATTGAGGCACAGAGCTTTTCGACATTCGGAGCCAATCACTGCGACGGCAGCGGGGACGCCGAACGGCTCGTGGCGCACGAGTTGGCCCACCAGTGGTTCGGCAACTCGGTGACCCTGGAACGCTGGCGCGACATCTGGCTGCACGAAGGTTTCGCCTGCTACGCCGAATGGCTGTGGAGCCAGCGTTCGGGCGGCCCGTCCGCCGACGAATGCGCCCGCAGGTACTACCAGAAACTGCGCGCGACGCCGGTGCGCGTCCCGCTCGCCGACCCCACCCCGGCCAAGATGTTCGACGACTGGGTGTACAAGCGGGGTGCCATCACCCTGCACGCGCTGCGCCTGCGGATCGGCGACGGCAACTTCTTCGCCCTCATCCGGCGCTGGACCGAGAAGTACCGCTACGGCACCGCCACCACCGAGGACTTCATCTCGCTGGCCGCCAACTACACCACCGAGCCACTCGGCGAGCTCTGGCGGCAATGGCTGTTCACCCCCGCCGTTCCGCCGTACCCCGGTACCGGCACGTAA